The genomic interval CTCTCCTGAAATAACTCTTTGATCTCCTTTCAGTGGATTTCCTAAAATTCTCATTCCTTCTGCAGCTACCCAGTCTGGACACGAAATAAATGTATCAGAATATGTTTTTAAAATTTCCCAAGATATAATATTTGCTTCTCCACAAGCTAGTCCGGCCATTATTGTTTGCATATCTCCACCAACGCTATATGTTTCCCCATCTCCTATTACTGATGATTTATATAAACAATCTGCTAAGTTTGCTTCTACTACTATAGTTTTTACATCTAATCCAAAACTATTAACAACCACCCCTTGAACTGCACCGGCTAAAGATCCTACGCCAGCTTGTACAAAAACATGAGTAGGTTTATTTATTCCATCTTTTTTTAGTTGTTCTATTGCTTCTAAAGTCATTGTTCCATACCCTTGCATTATCCATGTAGGAATCTCCTCATATCCTTCCCATGCTGTATCCTGAATTATAACTCCATTACTATTTTTAGCATTTTTTGCTGCAAGCCTTACTGCATCATCATAATTCATATCTGTTATCGAAGCTTCTGCTCCCTCATTTTTAATTGCTTGTAATCTAAATTCAGAAGATCCTTTAGGCATATATACAACTGATTTTTGTCCAAGTCTATTTGCTGTCCAAGCAACTCCTCTTCCATGATTTCCATCTGTTGCTGTATAGAAAGTTATTTCTCCTAACTTTTCTTTTGCTTCTTTACTTATAAAATCTTCATATTTTAGTTCGGATATATCTTTTTCTAATTTTTGAGCTATATATTTTCCCATAGAATATGATCCACCTAAAACTTTAAATGCATTAAGTCCAAATCTATAAGATTCATCTTTTAGATAAAAACTTTTAATACCTATTTTTTGAGCAAAGTTTTCTAATTTTACAAGTGGAGTTACTTCATACTCTGGAAAACTTTTATGAAATTCTTTTGCTTTTTTTACTTCTTTTAAAGACAAAATCTGTTCACAATTT from Cetobacterium somerae carries:
- the dpaL gene encoding diaminopropionate ammonia-lyase: MDKKIKWQKNNLPKSKIENCEQILSLKEVKKAKEFHKSFPEYEVTPLVKLENFAQKIGIKSFYLKDESYRFGLNAFKVLGGSYSMGKYIAQKLEKDISELKYEDFISKEAKEKLGEITFYTATDGNHGRGVAWTANRLGQKSVVYMPKGSSEFRLQAIKNEGAEASITDMNYDDAVRLAAKNAKNSNGVIIQDTAWEGYEEIPTWIMQGYGTMTLEAIEQLKKDGINKPTHVFVQAGVGSLAGAVQGVVVNSFGLDVKTIVVEANLADCLYKSSVIGDGETYSVGGDMQTIMAGLACGEANIISWEILKTYSDTFISCPDWVAAEGMRILGNPLKGDQRVISGESGAVTTGLVYEIMTNPQYQDLKNNLELDENSIVLVFSTEGDTDPNKYREIVWKGGYLRD